One Festucalex cinctus isolate MCC-2025b chromosome 1, RoL_Fcin_1.0, whole genome shotgun sequence genomic region harbors:
- the LOC144013643 gene encoding uncharacterized protein LOC144013643: protein MCARTTPKDKEELFGVKEESEEHLQLLGHVCMQPRVVLRRADDGEKYLGPEKQELKSPHVKKEEGEHAYIKEEKEPLRVKEEEVEDDVTKSPLTFVALKSDDNGEHEDDRGAEPPSSSSTQHMKTEGDADQWGPPQAQSDDTWSQSADTDNDDEYAKRNHADNNRCKCSQCGKTFSSKGYLNVHLRKHTGEKPFACPDCGKSFSQQSHLTSHTRTHSGEKPFACPDCGQSFSDKRSLKEHTGTHTGEKPFACPDCGQSFSQQSHLTSHTRTHTREKPFACSDCGKRFSDKGSLKKHTRTHTGEKPFACPDCGKRFSDKGNLKKHTRTHTGEKPFACPDCGKRFSDKGSLKKHTRTHTGEKPFACSDCGKSFSVKGSLKIHKRTHTGEKPFACPDCGKRFSDKRSLKTHTRTHTGEKPFACPDCGKRFSEKGSLKTHTRTHTGEKPFACPDCGQSFSQQSRLTCHTRTHTGEKPFSCPDCGKRFSDKGNLKTHTRTHTGEKPFACPDCGKRFSDKGSLKTHTRTHTGEKPFACPDCGKRFTDRRSLKTHTRTHTGEKPFACQDCGKCFSQKGSLKTHTGEKPFSCSD, encoded by the exons ATGTGTGCAAGAACGACACCGAAGGACAAGGAGGAACTTTTTGGAGTAAAAGAAGAGAGTGAGGAACATCTTCAACTGCTGGGCCACGTTTGCATGCAGCCTCGTGTTGTGCTACGCAGAGCAG ATGATGGTGAAAAATATCTTGGTCCTGAGAAGCAGGAACTGAAGTCTCCtcatgttaaaaaggaggaGGGAGAGCATGCTTACATTAAAGAGGAGAAAGAGCCCCTTCGTGTCAAAgaagaggaggttgaggatgatgtcaccaagtcaccactgACCTTTGTTGCTTTAAAGAGTGACGATAACGGTGAGCATGAGGAcgacagaggggcggagcctccaagcagcagctcaactcaACACATGAAGACAGAAGGTGATGCAGACCAGTGGGGACCACCACAAGCACAAAGTGATGACACATGGTCACAGTCTGCTGACACTGACAACGACGATGAATACGCTAAACGTAACCATGCTGACAACAACCGCtgcaaatgttctcagtgtgggaaaacatttagtTCAAAAGGGTATTTGAATGTTCACTTGAGaaaacacactggagaaaaaccttttgcctgcccagactgtggcaaaagtttctctcagcagtcacatttaacaagccacacaagaacacacagtggagaaaaaccttttgcctgcccagactgtggccaaAGCTTTTCTGATAAGAGAAGTTTAAAAGAACACACAGGaacgcacactggagagaaaccttttgcctgcccagactgtggccaaagtttctctcagcagtcacatttaacaagccacacaagaacacacactagagaaaaaccttttgcctgctcagactgtggcaaaagattctctgataagggaagtttaaaaaaacacacaagaacacacactggagagaaaccttttgcctgcccagactgtggcaaaagattctctgataagggaaatttaaaaaaacacacaagaacacacactggagagaaaccttttgcctgcccagactgtggcaaaagattctctgataagggaagtttaaaaaaacacacaagaacacacactggagaaaaaccttttgcctgctcagactgtggcaaaagcttctctgttaAGGGAAGTttgaaaatacacaaaagaacacacactggagaaaaacctttcgcctgcccagactgtggcaaaagattctctgataagagaagtttaaaaacacacacaagaacacacactggagaaaaacctttcgcctgcccagactgtggcaaaagattctctgagaagggaagtttaaaaacacacacaagaacacacactggagaaaaaccttttgcctgcccagactgtggccaaAGTTTCTCTCAGCAGTCACGTTTAACatgccacacaagaacacacactggagaaaaacctttttcctgcccagactgtggcaaaagattctctgataagggaaatttaaaaacacacacaagaacacacactggagaaaaaccttttgcctgcccagactgtggcaaaagattctctgataagggaagtttaaaaacacacacaagaacacacaccggagaaaaacctttcgcctgcccagactgtggcaaaagattcACTGATAGGAgaagtttaaaaacacacacaagaacacacactggagaaaaacctttcgcCTGCCAAGACTGTGGCAAATGCTTCTCTCAAaagggaagtttaaaaacacacactggagagaaacctttttcctgctcagactga